The window AAGTTAAGCGACACAAATGGTTAGGGGAACGTGGGGTGTTTGCAGGGGACTCGTCCTATATATAGGCGAGGTGGGGTTTCTCGCAGTTTTTTTTGTCACGCAGATTGCGCCGATAACGCTGATTATTGATAGATTAGGGATGCACAGGATGATGAGGATAAAAAGGGGATTATTGGATTGAAACGATAAAACGTTAAACGCTACAAGGCCATCAAAAAGTAACCGCTTGCCATGGCGTCGCTTTTGTTTAGCATATTATTAACGGAATCGTGAAAAATAAGGAGAGATGAAGAATGAACTTCAGAAAAATCAAAGATAATGTATTCGCGGTTGGCGTTCAGGATTGGGGACGCAGGCTTTTTGACAGCCTGATTCCGCTTCCGGACGGAACCAGTTACAATTCATATCTGATAAAAGGCTCGGAAAAAACGGCGATTATCGACACGGTGGATCCCGCTTTTGTGGAGAAATATTTTGAGACCCTCGAAGGCCTTGAAAGCCTGGATTACATCATCACCCTGCACAGTGAACAAGACCATTCAGGCAGCATTCCCATGCTTTTGGAGCGCTTTCCAAAGGCGCAGGTTGTTTGCTCGCCCAAAGCCAAAGACCTGATTGTGGAGCATTTGCTTTTGGACCCCGAAAATATCCGCGTGATGGAAGACGGGGAAAAGCTGTCCCTGGGAGGCAAAACCCTGCGTTTTATTCACACACCCTGGGTGCATTGGCCGGAAACGATGGTGGCATATCTGGAAGAAGACCGCATTCTTTTCAGTTGCGACTTTTTGGGTTCACACTGGACCACCAGCGAGCTTTTCGTGGAAGACAATCCCGCGGTTTTGGAATCGGCAAAACGTTATTATGCCGAGATTATGATGCCCTTCAGAAGCTTCATCCTGAAAAACCTGGAAAAGGTGAAGGCGCTGGATATCGATTTGGTGGCGCCCAGCCATGGTCCCATCTGGAAAAAGCCGGAGGTGATTATCTCCGCGTATGAGGATTGGAGCAGCGATCGCGTTGAAAACAAAGTTGTGATTCCCTACATTTCCATGCACGGCAGCACCGCCAAAATGGTGGATTATTTCACCGATGAACTCATCCGTCTGGGCGTGAAAGTGGAGCTTTTTGACCTCGCCGTGACCGACATTGGAAAACTGGCGATGAGCCTGATTGATGCCGCCACAATCGTGATTGGCAGTCCCACCGTGCACGTTGGACCTCATCCGTTTGTGGCAAACGCCGCCATCTTGGCAAACGTGTTGAAACCCAAGGCTCGTTTCGCCGCTATCATCGGCTCCTACGGCTGGGGAACCAGAGTTGTGGACAGCACTTTGGGCTTGTTACCGAACCTGAAAGCCGAGGTTTTGGGCGCGGTGATTTGCAAAGGCGAGGCAAAGGAAGCCACGAAAAAGGAATTGACCGAATTGGCGGAATTGATTGCCAAAAAACATCAGGAAATTGCCTGAGGAAACCAAGCAATTTTACCCCAAAAAAAGAAGGGGACGCTTTTTTTAGGGCGTCCCCATTTTTATTTTAAGGTGGTTTTTTACTGTGCCTTGAAGCCGGCGTCCAGAGCGCGCAGGTTTGCCTCAACAATTGCTTCACCTTTGCGGATGAAGCTTTGGTGGATGGCCTTGCCCAGCTCTACGGCGCTGAAACCCAGATGGGTGGCGGCAGCGCCCAGCATCACGATGTTCATGCCGCGAGGCGCTTTCACGTCCTTGGCGATGGTGTCCGCGTCGATTAACACGTGGTTTGGCTGTTTGCGGATTTCGGCATAAATGCCTTCGACATCGGGGTAGTTGGTGATGTTTTTGAAGGGAGTTTTGTTCGCTATAAGCCAGCCATCTGGCGCCAGATAAGGCAGATAGCGCAAGGCTTCCATGGGTTCCACGCTGAGAATCATGTCAGCCTGGCCCATGGTGATGAGGTCGCTGTGGATTTCGGTGTCGGAAAGGCGGAGATGGGATTGCACGTCTCCACCGCGCTGGCTCATGCCGTGAACTTCGGCCTGTTTCAGATGCCAGCCACGGTTCAGGGCGGCTCTGCCCAAAATGGCAGCGATGGTCAGGATTCCCTGGCCTCCAACTCCCGCGAGGATGATGTCTTTTTTCATGCTTGCTTCTCCATTAAATCCTTGTTCT of the Candidatus Cloacimonadota bacterium genome contains:
- a CDS encoding indolepyruvate oxidoreductase subunit beta produces the protein MKKDIILAGVGGQGILTIAAILGRAALNRGWHLKQAEVHGMSQRGGDVQSHLRLSDTEIHSDLITMGQADMILSVEPMEALRYLPYLAPDGWLIANKTPFKNITNYPDVEGIYAEIRKQPNHVLIDADTIAKDVKAPRGMNIVMLGAAATHLGFSAVELGKAIHQSFIRKGEAIVEANLRALDAGFKAQ
- a CDS encoding FprA family A-type flavoprotein; the encoded protein is MNFRKIKDNVFAVGVQDWGRRLFDSLIPLPDGTSYNSYLIKGSEKTAIIDTVDPAFVEKYFETLEGLESLDYIITLHSEQDHSGSIPMLLERFPKAQVVCSPKAKDLIVEHLLLDPENIRVMEDGEKLSLGGKTLRFIHTPWVHWPETMVAYLEEDRILFSCDFLGSHWTTSELFVEDNPAVLESAKRYYAEIMMPFRSFILKNLEKVKALDIDLVAPSHGPIWKKPEVIISAYEDWSSDRVENKVVIPYISMHGSTAKMVDYFTDELIRLGVKVELFDLAVTDIGKLAMSLIDAATIVIGSPTVHVGPHPFVANAAILANVLKPKARFAAIIGSYGWGTRVVDSTLGLLPNLKAEVLGAVICKGEAKEATKKELTELAELIAKKHQEIA